In the Epinephelus fuscoguttatus linkage group LG10, E.fuscoguttatus.final_Chr_v1 genome, ATGGCACTGGTCTCCACCAAAGCTGAAATGAAACCTACGCCCTTCTCTGATTACACAATGAACCAGTCTGCAGTGTGCTGTATTTACCAGTCGCAGGTTCAAACACGGGCTCTGCGTTTTTCTCCTGCCGGGGCTTCACTCGTTTCCCACCCCAGAAATTCAGAGGCTCTGTGACCACCGCGGTTCCTGTGCTGGCTCCGGGCATGGTGTCGAGGATTGACTGGGCCATTTTAAAAAGAGGCAGTGGACCTGCAGGGACACGAAGCGTTACAGCAAAGTTACTTGTAACAGCTAATATTAAAGACAAGTACAATGCACATAACTAAACAAGCACGAGGAAAAGCAGCACACCAGACCAGTAGATACATTTGAACATGGACTACAGAGGAAAAAACGTCAACCTTACCGTTAATGCGTCAGCACACAGACTGGATAGTGTtgacacagaggcagagaaaatATAATTTCACCTCCTCCCTCCAGTTGGACTTTGGAGCAAAGTCGGAAAAGCATTGAAATCTAGCATCTACAAGCATACACGTTGGGGTTTTCGTTTGATTTCATTAACTGTCCTTTTTTTCCGAATTCCATGTTCAATGTCCCAGTTTTTAAACTGGGAAGCGCTCCGTTCGGAGGTTACGTGGTTCGGAACTCCGAGTTCCGACTCCCAGTGTGACTGTAACGCACCACAAGGCGCGGGGGTCCTGAGAGGAGCTGGTAGCTGTGCCTGTGCTGTGGCGGTAACCACAGTGATCACATCCAGCTGTCTAATGACTGAGCTGGTGATTTTTCTGCCACATGAAgccagagaagaaagaaaaataatcacaacgggtttttatttttatttttttcaagaaccaaaatatgtaaatatcCTATGCCTGTTGCATGTTGACTTTCCCAGATGtggcaaatatttgttttgtaatgttgAGTAGCTAGTGTGACAATAATAAGAAGGCATTTGGACTCACCTGAAGTAGgctaaatgtaaaataacagcATTCTAGTGGACAAACTGGCCCAGTGCCTGTTTCCACTGTAGTGAATGAACCACTAAGCGTTTTCTTGCACACGCATACCTTTGTGATTACTTGCAATGTATTCTTCGGATCTTCGGTGGTGTTAGTTGACAGAAACCTATTTATTTACTAGATTAATTTCTTATGTTTTAACATTGTGTGTTGCGGTAAGAAACGTAACACCTCCTGTGGTCCAAAACACACCGTTCCCCACACCTGTGTGTCTTTTGTACTTAATTGATTGACGTGACCCATCACCAATTCTAAAAACCTTGACTGCCCCCTTGTGGTGTGgcagcaaacaaaaaacacccatattGGCTCCAACATTATGTTTATAATCATTTACATGAAGGCACGAGTGTGaatcatttcagttttattttattattaatttttgcaCATAgcttctttgcttttgtttgtcagaATACAGTTAAAGTTTTTGTGCTGAGATTCTTCATCCTGCTGAGATCagcaaatgtttaaataaaacatatgcAGAAGGCATGAAGTTTTGGTGCATGATTGACATACCAGACAAATAACAGTTTGATCATGTATGGCTAGTGTTGATCAGGTAGGCCTTTGTTTACCAATGTTCATTCAGTcagaaaactgtaaaactacattatacatatatatatatattagttatttgtgtaaatacatatatacatatatatatatatatgtatgtatttacacAAATAACTAATTGAGTTGGAATCATTTGCTGACAGCTTGGGCCCCCCCAGTTAAAAAATCCCATCTTACCCCTGGTCTAGTCATGTGACagctgacaatgcttcaaatgcTGCTGCGAAGAAGCGCATATTCttaaacatggatgtttcactTATATCTTCAACACGGCAACGCAGAatatctgtacaatcagcatgggttcaaggtggacactcaagattagtgtcactaagTCAGAGtccaaccaaatgtctccccttctgttcctaagatatgacgctgagtaatgtccagaaaaatgttttatgcagaatattatgatgtcacagtgaaactgacctttgaccttttggatacaaaatgtcattacttcatGATCTTAttctgttagacatttgtgtgaaactttgtGATAATTAACACATGAATTCCTGAGTTTTGCccaaaaacattgttttgtaaggtcacagtggccttgacctttgacaaccaaattctaatcagttcatccctgcatccaagtggatgtttgtgccaaatttgaggaagttCCTTCATGGTGTTTTGAGATATTtgcaagaatgagatggacgcaagatcacagtgaccttgccctttgaccaccaaattaaAATCAGTTCATCGCTGAGTTGAAGTGAattttgtaccaaatttgaagaaattccctaaaggtGTTCTATctagatatcgcattcacaagaatgagacggacgcaAGGTCAccgtggccttgacctttgatgacaaaattctaatcagttcttcCCTGCAtctaaatggatgtttgtgccaaatttgaggaagttCCCTTGAGGCATTTTGAGATATtccattcacaaaaatgagatggactcatggtcacagtgaccttgcccTTTGACTTGtgaccaccaaattcaaatcagttcatcgctgagttcaagtgaatgtttgtgccacatcTGAAGCAATTCCCTAAAggtgtttcatttcattcacaagaatgagatgggcgcaaggtcacagtggccttgacctttgacagcCAGAATCTAATCAGcatccaagtgaacatttgtgccaaatttgagataGTTCCTTTAAGACGTTTTGAGATATCGATGgatgcaagatcacagtgaccttgcctTCTGACCCttgaaatctaatcagttcatcgttgagtccaagcggacatgtgcaaaatttgaagaaattccctcaaggcgttcttgaaatatcatgtACATGAGAATaggatggacggacagacggatAACCTGAAAATAATTTCTCCGGCCATGGCTATCTCTGGTGTGgacacataaaaatgaaaaacatgacTAAAGAGTAACCataaaactttattaatatgtAAGAAATAAGGATACAAACAATGACATCCAATAATACTGACAAACGGATCAGAGGTTACCGTGCCAATTAAAATCCTTAAACAATGTATGGCATGTGCTGAATACAAGGTAGACATTCGTATCCTTTGGTAATCAACATAATTAAGAACCGATTTTCTTTCTCTAATTTCTAAGTGAGacaattaaagttaaataaactaaacacgAGGGAGAAATCCAAACAGAAAGTAGTGATACAGTAGCTGCAACAGATAATGCTTTTGGCTCCAGCACTGCAGAATCAGTTCTGTCTGTGCTCTGTTGAGGGAGCCATGGCTGCACACGGTCACAGTGCAGGAACAGCGCTTATGAGCCCGTCTGGTGATTAGGAGAACTTGGCTGCTTGGGGAGGAGGTCCCAGGAAGCCTCCAGCCTGTTTAGTTGCCGCTCTGGAGGGTGCAAGACCGAGCATCTTCTGAATGTTCTGGAGAAGAGACGCAGCACAAAACACTCTCAAAacggagaaaacaaaacagtttatcTTCTGATTTAGGAAGCAtgagggggactgctgtctgacggctctgtagcacccactagtggtgGGTGGCTGCTTGACAGTTAAGCcgccttgtacatgaataaaacactaattggtttaaccgactaatatttctggtgctgaCTAGCAAGGGGGCGGACGTTTAACCAATCAGAAATTTAACCAAGAACAAAAGAGCCTAAGTATCGAATgacaatggcagagaaatgtATAGCCTGTGTCATTTTACTATTGGGAATAAGAGACTGGCGTTTCCTTCAATAAAAAACACCTTGAATTTCCTCTAATACAGCACAGAACTGTCCAGTGACATACAGTCAAAGGCTTCAACCTCACATGTGAAGACGTTACCTGTCTGATGGACATGGTGCAGAGGATGTAGAGGAAGATAAAGGAGCAGTCGGTGTAATCCTCGCCCAGCAGGTTGCGATGTGAAAGACCCTGGATGTAGGACAGCGGCACGAACGGCAATTTGGCCACAACTCTTCCATCGaagctgaaaacaacaaacaaaaaagaagagatGGATGAAGAGATGAGAGCTCGTAGGCACAATTGTTATATTCTATTTACGtcgttttttttatattaaaagaGGAAGATCTCGCATCAACCCGATGTCACTACGTGTAACTTACATGGAGTTGAACATGCCCATCAAAGCTGTGAAGCAGAAGCCAATGGCGAACATGGACTTCATGCGAacctacaaaaaaaacacacaagattAAAAATGGAAATTGAAATTTGGTGACACTTGACTTGATTTTGGCTTTACCAACATTCAAATATCACAGTATTGTTTAATATTAAACATATAAAGTGAAGGTAAGCCTGTTATACACAATATCTATTCTAAACTACATTAAGAAATGACGATCACGAACACAATCTTATTTATATGACAGTTGATGGATTTGAAGCCTGAACATTACAAATGTCTCTCACCATAGACAAgtctctgttgttgttcttcagtttctcttcctgtctttctgTAAGACATTCAGAAGCAGAGGTCACGTGTTACAGAACACCGTCAgtgtgagaaaaaaaggaaaagggcatTTCATAGACGCAGAGAACTTATGTCTTCTTACcaatttttttcttctgttgacGTCCTGCAGATTCTGTGAtggtttcctttttcttttcaactAATATCAAACAAGCAACAGAGAATGCATCAAACagtccaaagagacacaatcaATGCAGAATTCACACGAGCCACTTAcgttttttgctctgtttttccaCTTCAGCCTTTAGCCTCTTGTACTTTTCAGTGCGATACACTAAAACCCAGGTAATCCCTGAGGAGACAATCAGGACAAGATGTTTTGTCAGACATCTCCAGTgtctaatattttatttattgcatcAGCAGACATTTCTGTGACTGTTGTGTCGATACGCAGTTTCTCAGATTTCACAGAAAAGTTACTGTATCATCAAACATACTGAAAACATAACGTTTAATTACACACACTGTCATTGAGAAGTTTATACACACTGCACACTCCTAGTGCGACACTGTCATCCCAGAGTTGTGTGTAAGTGATGCCAATAAAGAGTGGTGATCAACCTGAGGCAAATTAGAAACTGTAACTagtttgttttctgtcaaaGCAGATTTAAAAGTCAGACGATAAACTGCACTTAATTTACAATCTAAACTTGTGGAAATTCAAATGCAATAGACAATCATGAATCCTAAATGACAGGGATATTGATGGTCTGATTTTCTGCAGCTGAACTTTTGAAGTGAGGTCTTGTAATTTTCCACTGCATCTGGGTAGCAAGAAGAGGgaggattaaaaaaacactttttatcaAGCTACAAACCAAGTTTTATGGAGGTGGCAAACCTCCACCCTAGCCTGACAAATTAATGAGCATGAGTTTGCAGATTCGCCTGGTTCCCAGGTTAGGAACACCCTATTCTGAGAACTCTGAGAACGGAGAGTTAATTCCTACAGTCAAAGTCATATTAActtaactaaaataaaactaCAACTGTTGGACCAATTTATTTATATACTATGCTTATGTTTTATCTTTGTCCCAAACTATAGAGCTTCTGGGCCTACATTTTTGGAACCTTagctgaaattttaaaaaaggaattGGACCGCCAGTGCTCATAACACTGTTTGACGTTCCAGAGGACCTCAATACTAAAGGCGCCGGACAAGTTGATATAGTGGCGTATGCATTTCTATTAGATTATCGAAAGATTTTGCTAGAATAGAAGTCCGCTGACCCCCCATTATCCTCTGTCTGGTTTAAAgacctgttgtttttttttctcaaacttgAGAAGATAAAATTCACTCTTAGGGGCTCTGAAGACGGTTTCTATAAGAAATGGCAATTTATTTTAATAGCCTTCAAAATGTTATGTAATTGTACATTATTGCTATTCACTCTCAAGCACTGTTGCTCAAAAGaccttctcttttttcctttcctttcttttattttatttacttatccCCCTTTTTTCTACtgcaatttttaaaatatggaatcagtgtcactgtgtgttcaaCCTGTATCTCTGTGGACTTTCAAGGTAGGGGCAGGAGGAGATGGGGAGGGTGTGCAGTTATCCTTCAATGAAaagcatcattaaaaaaaaaatccaatatcatgcatccccaaTTTTAATGTAATCCAACCCTGTTTTTAACTATGTACCTTGTGTTTAGctcttcatttcattttgtttttttatgtcctgtttttattgtaaagcactttgtaactgtgttttgctGCTATATAAACAAAGTTTATTAGTATTTAATTGCTCTTATACAGTTCATAATTTACTTCTACTCTTACACTAGTTGCGTATACCCATTTTGTGATATAGTCTTATTTGTATCCTTTACTTCTCTATATTTAATGTacttatttctgtctttgcaCTGCTGCAATTCCTGAAGTCCCCTCTGGGGGTCAGTAAAGGTTATCTTATCATATCGTAACGAAAAACATACGTATATTCTCCTTTATTATGATGGGTCAAACCACGGATATTTTAGAGTCAAACGCAGAGGACATATTTCCAGAGCCAAAAAGTAAATAAACGAATAAACTTCTCGTAAGACTGTTATTGTGAAAGTATGACCGGAAGTTGTATCCCTTGCGCTGTCGAATGCTTTAGCTTCGTTGGCTAAATTCGCTGGCTAGCTAGCATAAGTAGCCGGTCCTCAAACCCACCAAAAGTAGCaattaaacaaatttaataaCGTAAACACTATCTCCCTGATGTGTAATCCAGAATGGTGTAAAAATTAGCGTatcattgtgtctctttgacgGAAGTTAACGTGCTTTCCTGCTTAAGCTGTCAGGAGGATTTCGCTCACCTTCGGCTAACAGCGCCGTACAGACAGAGATGAACACGATCAGGATCGTGTCTGCGAACATGGTGCTCATGGTGGCGGCGTCCCGTTTACTGCCCCGTTTATCCGACCGCAGAGAGAAACAGTTAATTTGTTATTAGAGGTTACAGCATGGGCACATTACATGGATCTGAGAGGGCTGTGTCAGCATTAGCGAAGAGGTCATACATGGGAATAGTACTTCCGGTTCAGCGACcgtagcagaaaaaaaatattgaatattttgaaataaaataatatatatgttACATAGCAATGTATTTGTTCTATTATACAAACTGTCTATTTTTATCATAACCGACGCTGTGTCAGAGAGGTGTTAATTTAGTCAGAGTAATTTTGAGACCGAATTTTGATGTGGGGGTTATTGGACTTTATTACCGTAAATGACAGAGCGACGTGCACGTAAAAACAATAATACATGCATTTATGTCAAGTAGCTAATGGTAATAGAAATAATGAAGGAAGGGGAATGAAGAGTTTAGCTCATCCTTAGACCATAGACTAAGGATTAGCTAAACCATTGACTTTGGAGTTTTAAAGGGTGAGTTTCTGTGTACTGGGGAACCTGAACAATCTTGGAATTGCAGAAATTGGGAATGACTGGACAAAGAAGAGCTGACAACCATATGTGCTCTTTACACTACTTTAGTTCTGCACACAATATAACCAAAATATGAATAAAGTAGCCTCTagattgaatgaataaataaaggaaaaatattAGGCCTATTTGTTCACTGATGAGTTGATATTATGTTTTATTACCTTGCAGTAAT is a window encoding:
- the tmco1 gene encoding calcium load-activated calcium channel, giving the protein MSTMFADTILIVFISVCTALLAEGITWVLVYRTEKYKRLKAEVEKQSKKLEKKKETITESAGRQQKKKIERQEEKLKNNNRDLSMVRMKSMFAIGFCFTALMGMFNSIFDGRVVAKLPFVPLSYIQGLSHRNLLGEDYTDCSFIFLYILCTMSIRQNIQKMLGLAPSRAATKQAGGFLGPPPQAAKFS